AATATGTTTTAGAAATCCCTTAAAGACCACAGCAATAAACATTCCAGTATTCTTGCATGACCAGCACTGCATTTCATGTACATGTACCCCTGTTCAGTATGTAGGCTCTGTGAAATATCTCGGTTTATTTATTGATAGCAGCATGTCGTGGCAGCATCATTTGGCATATCTGTGTGGCAAACTTAGGAGTGGCGCTTGgttgctttttaatataaaaggTTTCACGCCATTATCGGCAAAGAAAACCATAGTGCATGCACTCGCATACAGCATCTTGCGATACGGAATCACCGTTTTCGCTTTCTGCGCATTGAGATGGCAGACGAGAATTGACAGTTTaataaaaaatatattgaaaagtaTTGCCTATGGCTGCGGCGAGATGTCAGGTGACAATTCATTTTCCGCGTTAGGTTTTCCTTCATTTCTGTCATTATTTAAGCAAACTGTTGTTCTTCGTCATTTTTGGAACGACCAAttcagaaaaaaatatgtagCTCCTCGACTTTTGAGGGACAACATTCGTTTCAATGTTCCTCGTTCGTCAactcggtatggcgaggcacggcgATGCGTCTACGTGCCCAAAATCTTTAATGATCTACCTGATCAATTTTTCTCGGTTCAGTCAAAAAAGGTTTTAAAGAAGATGTCATCTTCCATTTGAGTTTTCTTTTATGCATGGGTATGTGTTTATTTGAAGTAATTTGGTTGTATTAacctgtatattgacacgtgtacttatctttatcgggcgaccacgtttcgctgcttAACAAAtgcaatcgcacagcgagggacgcgcctgcatgtatccgacgtttctggaaagttatcgatgcttctacccggctgcctgttgtcgccgaaccttgtgttatctgatttcatcgcgtaacgcgaatgatgtagaactttgtggaaggcacgcgggtccgaacgattagtctggaacattcgacgactgctctataaaagccgacgcgcttgaccccctgatcagattttcgacgatcgccgagcgtgttagccgctatcgttgtgctataagtgtagcctgttttgtgggcacaggtccgcccaataaaagttagttttctcgttcacagtattgctactgtgttattaccacgtgacaatatctttaTGAGCTTACAAAAATGTTCATTACGTTGCCAtaacttgtttttaatttttgttttttgttctatgtaagcatgaaaaaaaatgttcactatGTTGGACTACGATGTAtcaaattttctgtttttcatCTATATAAGCGTGAAAATATGTTCACGCTACATTGTATTAACAtgtatttaattttcattttgtttgcacaatgttttgtcggcactaaggttacgcatgtatgtacatacactgacctcatcgctgttgccggcactgccgggcctagtcacacaagccatttaggcttcgataggcccgcttactatgtattttttgtggtgcataaataaatgttatattattattattattattattattattattattattattattattattattattattattattattattattattattattattattgggcaTGTGCCCACAGTATGGGAACACTCTTAGCCAATGCCCAAGAACCGGCATGTGTCACAGTGACAAAATGCTTTTAGAATCGTTAAATGTATAGCGATATCTGTGGTGCCTCTCCGTGCCATTCATCTCTGataaccatttttttttgtgtgcactATGTATGCAGATgtcttttttatatttattttaccctcagggtTTGCACATTACAGAGGGGAAGGGCATATTACAGACCAAAATTTTTTATTATACACGGCTTACATACGTGACTATAAAACAACTCATCACAAAATTTATAGTTAGTAACAATTACTAGATTGAAACCGCCATATTGTACAGCTAGAAGCCCTATATCACTTCCACGGGGATTTGATAGGAACAAATGATGCTTGACGAAATGTGCCCGTCCCCCATGACATTTATTGTTATAATCGTCAATATAAAATTGATGTAGCACTGGAGAATGAGAAGTGTGCCGTGACATCTGTGGAGTGAATATTTGCTATCGCTTCAGTGACGACATACTAAGTATATTTCAGATAGCCTTCCCATCGCCATTCTTTACATCCTTCAGTGAGTCCAAGACATTACCGCTAACGTGAAAAACTAGATTCTTCGTGCGCTTTCCTAGTTTCTTTATGGCGTCGAATAAATTTACAATGAAGTGTTCTTTGAATTGCAAAAGCTACGAGGCAGTGTGGTAAGGACGCTATGCTGTGGTGTATGCAGAGAACATAAATAATATATGCAAGGGCCAACTTCGTGCTTTTTATGTGCTTTGCTCTGCACCGAACTATTTCAGCATGAGGAGAGGCTACGCATGCTTGCCACAGGTTATGCGCTGACTCATCAGTACGCATTATGAGGGCTACTTATATTTTTTGATCacacagaatttttaaaaatcgcctgtggcagatagcacggttgtagtccttgagctggattaatcAAGTGGCGCACATTACTTGCAAGACAATTCAAATTCATtattgactaattaataaaaaatcACAAATAATGTCCTAATTCGTTACTTTACGTCTCACATAGCAAATTGCTAACGTTGTAGCCACAGAGCTTTAATACATATGCACTGGGAGCAACTTATAAGGATCACAAGGGTTTCGAGATATTCGCTGCGGTACTTGCGGTAAAAATGTACAATTGTTCCGCTTAGTTTATTTTTACGCTCATCAAAGACATGTTTTAtgtattcaagcacaaaagtaatggGAAGACGCATTTGTTTCGTCGCGCACTTTGGGGACGAATATCTCAAAACTTGTGTGATCCTCAAAATTGGTTCCAAATGAATGCGTCTTGCAAACTCGCATGCTAAAATTCGTACATTGTACTGTATGCCGCAAATAAAATAATGAAACAGGTAATTATTGAATTTTCGTTAGTTATTCGCttacgcatttcaatttctcACCTCATTAATGTCCCCCTCTTTTAGCAATGCAGCTATCTACCAGCGGCAAATTCCAAACACTTTGTGAGatctaaaacaaaaaacacatggTATATATTTGCAACTTGATGTCAAGTTCTTGGTACAGAGACCGCTTCTTTTATTCTATGTGATTATGAAAATTGTTTCTTGTTTCTTATAGCCCCAGTCCATTAAAAATCCATTTATTATCATCATGGACTGCTAGAGGAACGATTTTTGGAAACTGTTGGGAACCTTTCAACGCGAACGCCAATAGATGTAGTAGCACATTTTAAGGACCACATTTTTTAGTTGAACCAATACTGCCAACACAGCCATTTCCAGCATGCGGCCAACCTCATAAAAGCTCTCAGCGCAACCAGTGCCTTCCTTTTTTCTCCATGTTACCAACTGTCTGCAAAAATTTCACGCAGCTGTGCGAGAAAATTATATAGACTAGCGAGAAGCACACTTATGCACACACTGACCAAGAAACTAGCAGAGCCCACGGGCCACACTCAAAGTCCGCAACTTCCTAGtcgttatttcttcttttttgtctgttGATTAGCTAACACACACGATATTCATAAAAAGATAACGCGTCCCTGGAGAGAGACATAGCAAGATGCAAACGCGCTAAATGCTTGCGGGTCATTCCGTAACGGGCCAACAGTCACGACAGCGGCTAACAGAAACAGGAAGGCATGGACGGGGCCCACGGCATTCGTAAAGCCAAGAACAAGGTTGACGTAACGAGCACGCGAAAAGCTCCGGCTATAGGGAAACCCAGTTTCTTTACTTTTGTTCCCTTCTCGCCGTTGCTCGCCATTTTGCGATGGAATTCACGGCCTCTTCGTCGGCTTTCATGCACCAAGCGCTAAGGACACGTTAAAAAGTGCAACGATAACAACGATTCATAGAAGGCTGCAAAGCAGCTTCCGGATCTTGTTTGTACTTCGTGAACGACCAACGCCCATTCCCGCTCTCCAGCGGAAGTGACGGCTGCGTTGTCTCGCTGTGCATACAGAGGCCGCTTGATGCGTGACCGCCAAGGTATATATACCTGCCCGCTCGCCATTCGATGACAGACATCATCCGCACCTTGTCTGCAGAACAAGCACCTCCTGCAACACCCTCCCCCACTCGAATAGCATATCGCAACGCTTTAGCGCCTATCGAAAAAGAAACAACCATGAGGACCCTGGTAAGTTAAATTCCTTAGAGTTTGTTTACACTTCTACTTTCAGAATTCAATCGTTCTCAAGTTTGTCAGACTCCACGGTCTCAAAAACTATTCGTAGCTCCAATGCTTCAAGCATTCGGCTTGCCAGTTATGTTAGGGAAACTAACAAGTTTCGTTACGCTTAAATCGAACTTCAAGCTGTCTTTTTCTTGAAGAACCAGATTTGAAATGAATGTTAAGGACAGCCATTCAATAGCTAAAGCTATATAGCCTAAGAATAATAAAAGAAGTACGAATCTGACGCTCTATAGCATCGGCGATACGCCAGAAACCTAGATGTGTAGTAGGAGAAGCCGCACCAAATGCACATAGATTCCTTTTTGAGTGCAGAAGTTTTTATGACTTTGAAAGAGAAACAAATTAGTGGTCGTAGCATTTGCAAGCTGCTATAGCCTGCACGTTCACACTCGTAATTTCTGGAAAGGCGTCCTTAGCTGTTGCCTATTTATTTTAGGAGGCTAAATCTAACGACATGCTTTTTTACAGCTCCCGAGCATAGACGCAGTAGTTCAAGTGCTTGAAGCTGCCGAAACACGTATTACAGCCGAGCGCCTTTACACCGAAGTCCTTGGGGCCTCCAGAATCCTTCGTTATGCAGGGCACTCCATTGTAAAAGTCGCGCAGCACACAGCTCACGCAGGAACAGGGACAgagttattccttcgttatacaggttgTTCCGTTCTAGAGGCGTTCTTTGTACACGTGCTCGACTGTACACTAGTGCATGAACACAGATTTCAAATATCGATTTCGCTCCAAACGTAGGTAAATGGGCGAACAATACAAAAACAACGACGATATTTCTTCGTGGTTGCTGTGCAAATATTTTGGCAAAACCATTTTCTGTTGCCAGAGATTTTCACTTTGAAGGCTAACCTTGGAACCCTTTCGGCTCTGTTCATTGAACTGGCGGGCCGAAGCGGACAAAAATATCTCAGTGCACGCTGATTTCCCATTAACTTGCTTTAATTGTATGAAAGATAAAAGCAACGCAGTCATGAAATGACTGGACCATTTGACTTCCAAAAAAAGTAAAGGACACGATTATTAGCGCTGTTATTTTCCTGTAAGATGTGCAGTGGCGAGACAGGAGACAGCATGATTGCAAATAGTGTTGCAACTGCAGAAATTGCGATCTTGCGTTCATTCAGtaaactgtccttggtgcggaggccggccaactctcgcccacattacgtgggactgccagaacaggccacccaaaattaatacaccaaaaatagccggcaaactttccggaagggagcagtgggagacgtggctcgccagcgaggatcgggagatgcaactagcgctcctcgaccaagcatggcggaccgctcaagccagtggggccctggactaggggctccacccactcgctttctgcatttttttcttttaaataaacgttttgatacaTACACTTGTGTACATCACGATAAAAAAATGTGAGGAAGAGACATTTCATGTTAAGAATCCATAGTCATGTGTGATAATTGCATTATGTTTGCCTCTTTGGTATTCCAAGTACAGAAATTCAAAAGTGCACATTTTTGCCGAGGTTCTACATAGGCAAATCTGTTCGCTTGCTTTCAGATGTCATTGCTTGCCCTCTCGGCTATGATTGCTGCTGTCGCGGCTGGCTATGGCTATGGACACGGCTATGGTGGCTATGGTGGATACGGCGGCTACGGTGGATACGGCGGTTACGGTGGATATGGCGGCTAtggtggctacggcggctacggaGGGTATGGTCACGGAGGATACGGCGGCTACGGAGGTTACGGCGGCTACGGAGGATACGGCGGCTATGGAGGATATGGCGGCTACGGAGGATACGGTGGTTACGGAGGATATGGTCACGGTGGTTACGGCGGCTACGGGCATGGATACAAGCTCATTGGCTATGGACATGGCTACCACGGATAGCTTTCTTCATAAAGCCATATTTATGAGACTGTAAATAAACATACCTGCGGTTTCAACATCGCTCTGTCTAGCCATCTCTTCTGCCATATAGAAGATGCAACATCAGTATTCTTCACTGCAAACGAGACAACGGTACAGTTACATTTCATTACTAACACTCTGTGTTTCTCAGCATAGTTGCATAAATAAGTAAATACACTGCCGCAATATACAATTTATAAATTTTGCTTCCAACATTTCCACAGAGCAGGCTATGCAGCACAGTAAAATGTTTACACCCTGAACGGTGTTTCCCGCTTTTGCACCTTCAATTACACCTGTCTAGCGCCGATTTGCTCATGGCTGCCCGTAACATAAGGGCGTGGGTGACGACATGATATCATAATAAAATGTTCATATCCCTAAGGGTGGTAAAATGGGTGTTGAGCACCGTTTGAACACCAGTGAAGAAGGGTGTTCTTACTACCATAAGCGTATAGGATCTAAGGCTCTTAAGGTCAAGTTGCAAGTGTAACGAACGTTCTTGCTGCGATACAGGATGTCGTCTGATGTAAGATTTATTACAAAATAACCCTGCTTCATGATATAAGAGCGTTTAGAAACAATATTCTGGCCCGCCTATCACTCTTAAAGGTACCACtgaagcgaaacaataaatcactttagactaatggagcattgcttgagaaccttgcagacagtcatttaaaaaatagtttgattattagataagaaaatgaaggtccaaataTCAGAATTTGagtttcgcgccgaaaccccagtgctggtacgtcagcgtgacgtcggggattccaaagtgtgttttcgcatttgggcagcgttggctgaataagggttcccgaaacttgccatgtttaatatttggttcccttagaacacagtgtagtcaatctgtaccgctatgtataattagtaggccctagaagatgccatcgaaaTCCAAGACGCCACAGcacccaggtgcgggaactcaagtaggcgtcgccacccgtatttcgttcttgcgctttttctggctttccaaacgtcttatcgttgtaagagtggtgtttttggtgttgtagaatggtaatctacttatgcagaagaaatcatttttcactttagtgtccctttaaatatgttactttctagttcaatgggccttGTTCTTCCTTCCCATCCACGCTTCTCCGGTGTGTtttcttcttcgtccgttgtcgtttgcgcgagTACATAATTCATTCCTATATCGACCACCAATTAGCCCACCTCTCCTTGTTAAATATTTTAGGAACAACGTGATCGTGTAACAGATAAAAATCCTATTTCCGAATATTTCTACGCATGAGAACATTTATTACTTTTGAGGACTGTTTTTGTTTGTGTGACCACACTAAGGTTTCCCCACTGATTGACGTCTCCAACGTAACAACAAATTATGAATCGCTTCGTCATGTCTCTAGTTGGTATCAACGAGCCATCCCACTGCAGTTGCTCACGACAAACGTACATATGTTGCGTTTCTGGCCACTTACGACCAACTATAGTATAACCAAAAGATTTACTGAACTTGGACAGTGCATGAGTTGCAATAGAGGATCACGCACTTTCTGTATAAGCTATACCTGATATGTTTTAGGCTATACACAACTTTTAAAAATAGCTTGTTGCCGAtggcataattctagtccttgagccgGAATACTCCAACAAGTAGCCATTActctcgcaagaaaaaaaagctgaaaactGAAAAGCCTCTGCAGAAGAGCCGATAAAGCATCAACGGTGCACGATAAGTCACCGGAGCCCTGTTTTGTGGTTTGCACAGAAGCTGTGGTGTATTCTatacaaaatagaagtgaggcgtgcagacaggacacaagagtagagaagtggacaacacgaacgccgactatcaactgaagggagcactgaggtgaaaaaagaaagacacaaaactcatctgcgcatgctcaggaatggcaACACCGCGTGTCAATCGgatacacgtgccggtctacgtgagagataactgttaaggcacttaatctcttccttatgtaacgtaatcgaaggctgactcacgcacgtaCTTCCACCATTACAGATATGCCATGCTTCTACCATaggacgcgtatcttcattcttatgcctgtacaatatcgcgcattcatctaactctggcgtgcagttacaatctcggcaatgtagcgaaagattagaaggcgatccaccggttaacgaccttttatgttccattagcctctgattgatacaccgtcccgtttgccctacgtagccacagctaaggggaatgttataaaccacacccatacgacagtcagtaaaactgttgttcttattgtgcttcactggacaaatatctgtttgtttttttttgccttttacccactcctttttattctgtacggcagcgcatatcttacctagcttattgggagcagtgaaagcaacattaacatcatatatacttgcaacttttttaagcctgtgtgacactaaatgaatatacggaatagccactactctttttttgctattactgctttctgtaatcacgtccgtccctctcgaaaccgacttctttaggcgctcagccacagtggccaccgctacactaggataacctgcttctcataggcgccggacctgcgcattaaaactggcgctcattttgtgcatgcaggatctggggagggaagacttaaggcacgacatggcaattccgttttttactaatttagaatgcttggattgaaagttttggtgatagcgttatcaagatatttcgttactttgatgattacctgattttctgcaatagggaagaattcgattccgctgctacctcagtaagtgagcaatttaaactttatgggggaggattaaagtttaccaaggaatttcctcagcgacgcgtaattcagtttcatGACATTTCCTTGaccttcgaacaaaatcatgtttgttggcagtactcctcAAGATCTTCGAAgtcgttgctaaactttcaatccaagcattctaaattagtgaaaaacggaattgccatggtAACAGACACCCAAAGCTCGGTACATGAGCGTTCTTGCTTTACGCCCACATCGGGTTGGAAGCCGAACCCACTGTCTCATGCTCACCAGCTGAACGCCACAGACTTGTTCCGAGCTGCCCCGGTGAGTTGTTCTCTCGCATAAATCTTTCCTTCGTAGTAGCCTTGTGGCGCTAAGCACGCATGGTTCTTTTAACTCGCATTGAGCGTAATTTGCGTATACATATTTTAGTCCTGTATTTTTTATAGAAGAGCCTTATATTCCCTCAGATAGATAAGGGATAAGAGTTCAGTGATGGAACGTTACTTACGGGTGAAAATGTTTCGCTGTTATCGTGTACGCATACATGTAAGTGATACAATCGCAGGTGACTCGGAAGCTTTGGAGCAGCTTCGCAGCGCCTTTCGTGCGGCGTTGAAAGTCGGAGTTCGACGGCCTGGTCGATAACAAACGTCAATACAACGCAACGTGTGGCCGAGCACCGAATATTTGCTTTGAAGCGTATTTAtcaatacctttttttttaataaagtttaccTTACCTCTATTTCTTTCGAAGAGAATGGCAAATTTATGTGCCTTTTTACTCAATACTGCAATTCGGAACCAAAGGAAACCCAATGTCTTACCGTTCAACTCGAACTTTAATACATGTAAATGC
This Dermacentor albipictus isolate Rhodes 1998 colony chromosome 1, USDA_Dalb.pri_finalv2, whole genome shotgun sequence DNA region includes the following protein-coding sequences:
- the LOC135915360 gene encoding neuropeptide-like protein 33; protein product: MRTLMSLLALSAMIAAVAAGYGYGHGYGGYGGYGGYGGYGGYGGYGGYGGYGGYGGYGHGGYGGYGGYGGYGGYGGYGGYGGYGGYGGYGGYGHGGYGGYGHGYKLIGYGHGYHG